A stretch of DNA from Acidimicrobiales bacterium:
GCCCGCGCTCACCGCGCACACGCAGGCGGCGGTGGTTGTCGACGGGACATCGAATCGCTACCTAGAGTGCTTCGATGAGCGCGAAGCGCGTTTTGACAGCTAACGTCCGCGTCGCGGCACTCGGTGGTTCGCTCACCGGGTTCTGCGGTCGTTGGCTCCGGCCACTCGGCTGCCAGAGCGAACAGGCTCCTCGGCGGGTGAGTCCGGTCGTGCGCGCGGTTGGACACAGGCTTGGGCGCCTCTCGGGTGCGCTCCGGGGTTCTGCAGTGCTCAGAAGCGAAAGCAGGGTCGATTTGCACTCGAGCGTGGCGGACGTCTCGTTGGGTTGCGGCAATGGGTGTTGACTCGCGCGGGTTCGATCCTGCCCGCATGTCGCCGTTGCCGCGTGTGTTCGTGATCGCGTCACGGCAGCGGGCGGTGTTGCAGCCCGTGCTCGACGCGCTGGCCTGGATCGTGGCCGTGGTGCTCGCGGTGTGGTCGCGCTACGACTTCGAGTCGAATCGTGTGCACTGGGGACACCTGTTCGTCATCGCGGTGGGCGCGGCGATCCTGCAGCTCGTCGTGGGCTGGGCGATCGGCCTGTACCGCGGTCGTTGGCGGTTCGGCTCGTTCGAGGAGGTGGCGGCGCTCGCCGAGGCCGTGGCGATCACCGGCGCGGTCGGCGCGCTGGTCGACCTCGAGCCGCTCGACCGCTGGGTCCCGGCATCGGCGATGATCATGGCCACCGCTGCCGCGCTCGTGCTGGCCAGCGCCATCCGCTACCTGTGGCGTCTCAACCTCGAGCGCTACCGCCGCGACGGGCGCGACCCCGACGAGCGGGTGATCGTGTTCGGCGCGGGCGAAGGCGGGCTGCAGGCGCTCGACGTGTTGCTGCGCAGCCCCGACGGCTCGATGCTGCCCGTGGCGCTGCTCGATGACGACCCCGGCAAGGCGCGCGCTCGCCTGCGGCACTTGAAAGTGCTCGGCGGGCGCGACCGCATCGGCGAGGCGGCCGAAGAGGTCGAGGCCACCACGTTGCTGATCGCCATCCCGAGCGCGGGCTCCACGCTGATCCGCGAGCTGAGCGAGCTCGCCGGCGAGGCGGGGCTCAACGTGAAGGTGCTGCCGTCAGTACCCGAGCTGCTCGGCGGCGAGATCGGCGCGGGCGACATCCGGCCGTTGAGCGACGCCGACCTGCTCGGCCGCCACGTGATCGACACCGAGATCGATTCGATCGCTGGCTACATCGCCGGCAAACGGGTCCTGGTGACCGGTGCCGGCGGATCGATCGGCTCGGAACTGTGCCGCCAGATCCACCGCTTCGCGCCCGAGTTGCTGATCATGTTGGATCGCGACGAGTCGGCGCTGCACCAGGTGCAGATGTCGATCGAGGGCCGGGCGATGCTCGACACCCGCAACCTGGTGGTGTGCGACATCCGTGACCGCGAGGCGCTCGACGCGGTGTTCGCCGAGCATGTGCCGCAGGTGGTGTTCCACGCCGCCGCGCTCAAGCACCTGCCGCTGCTCGAGATGTGGCCCGCCGAGGCGGTGAAGACCAACGTGTGGGGCACAAACCACGTCCTCGATGCGGCCCAGGCGGTGGGCGTCGAGCGGTTCGTGAACATCTCCACCGACAAGGCCGCCGACCCGCAGAGCGTGCTCGGCTACACCAAGCGGTTGGCCGAGCAACTGACGGCGGCGATCGCTGCCACGGCCGAGGGTACGTATCTGTCGGTGCGGTTCGGCAACGTGTTGGGCAGCCGGGGTTCGGTGC
This window harbors:
- a CDS encoding nucleoside-diphosphate sugar epimerase/dehydratase, yielding MSPLPRVFVIASRQRAVLQPVLDALAWIVAVVLAVWSRYDFESNRVHWGHLFVIAVGAAILQLVVGWAIGLYRGRWRFGSFEEVAALAEAVAITGAVGALVDLEPLDRWVPASAMIMATAAALVLASAIRYLWRLNLERYRRDGRDPDERVIVFGAGEGGLQALDVLLRSPDGSMLPVALLDDDPGKARARLRHLKVLGGRDRIGEAAEEVEATTLLIAIPSAGSTLIRELSELAGEAGLNVKVLPSVPELLGGEIGAGDIRPLSDADLLGRHVIDTEIDSIAGYIAGKRVLVTGAGGSIGSELCRQIHRFAPELLIMLDRDESALHQVQMSIEGRAMLDTRNLVVCDIRDREALDAVFAEHVPQVVFHAAALKHLPLLEMWPAEAVKTNVWGTNHVLDAAQAVGVERFVNISTDKAADPQSVLGYTKRLAEQLTAAIAATAEGTYLSVRFGNVLGSRGSVLTAFRAQIEAGGPVTVTHPDVERYFMTVEEAVQLVVQAGALGESGEVLVLDMGEPVKIADVAQRLVEQSKRPVRVVYTGLRPGEKLSEVLFSPDEVDRRPKHPMISHVDVPPMPGHGIGDLLVQAGREALVQALAARCRAGSPASADAGQA